From one Dermacentor andersoni chromosome 1, qqDerAnde1_hic_scaffold, whole genome shotgun sequence genomic stretch:
- the LOC140215446 gene encoding endochitinase-like, whose translation MSGAVIIIISCRFLGHRRHQWGDRVHSRRASAGARKRRLRSWSSKPPPPQAGCSKAQPKMRTDEYMSPCWEDSYNPSSAWSSPELNASPRGPHQNLMRWMFLVLSALLTAASVALLAMALIQPSGSGHHHRAHSSHHSASPGHGAKSHKESAGTLVAKNAALSNQGIVVNAPSHRLVAGTGESKTPGNPGARMASPFHRLYDTENTQTEIHCFYNNKAPEHPLSFTPSDIPVGLCSSAIYCCLGPTSDGANLTFLNIDPSTGPHDLETFSSVVHGLDPSMQRFIAIGGPRLNYAHLTRALRDSTSRAEFERSIMGWLQRPYLQKFGFVLHVLQPEKIARHHLLDTFVLELSAMLKPRTFMLTLPLSGDVASTYFHPLAYKNVKSFIKMSHRFGTPTIGSCPNPVRGLRAHSLQKVMRDVKAMYHNQWNGGIKEKTLFTVSLAGYIYWVRNGSLTGLTKGRVEKHALSGYWDICRKVDDASWNHKYIRETGCLTAWSGRNYVSSLSPKSFKFLDGKREIKGVVVFDIEKDDFKGICGDPYPMLRALKESLAKYKGAK comes from the exons atgtctggcgccgtcatcatcatcatcagctgtcGTTTTCTCGGCCATCGCCGTCATCAGTGGGGCGATCGCGTGCACAGCCGCAGAGCATCGGCAGGCGCCCGGAAGAGGCGGCTCCGAAGCTGGTCCTCAAAGCCGCCGCCCCCGCAGGCAGGGTGCTCGAAGGCGCAGCCCAAGATGCGCACCGACGAGTACATGAGTCCCTGCTGGGAGGACTCGTACAACCCGTCCAGCGCTTGGTCCAGTCCCGAGCTGAACGCGTCGCCTCGGGGCCCCCACCAGAACCTCATGCGCTGGATGTTCCTGGTGCTCAGCGCTCTCCTCACCGCGGCGAGCGTCGCCCTTCTTGCCATGGCCCTGATCCAGCCGAGTGGCTCGGGTCACCATCACAGGGCCCATTCTTCGCACCACAGCGCCTCGCCGGGACATGGTGCCAAG AGCCACAAAGAGAGCGCTGGCACGTTGGTGGCAAAAAACGCAGCCTTGTCCAACCAGGGAATCGTGGTCAATGCACCCAGCCACCGCCTCGTGGCGGGTACAGGCGAAAGCAAGACGCCTGGAAATCCCGGAGCCCGCATGGCTTCCCCTTTCCACCGGCTATATGACACGGAAAATACCCAG ACGGAAATACACTGCTTCTACAACAACAAGGCACCAGAGCACCCGCTGTCGTTCACACCCAGCGACATACCTGTGGGATTGTGTTCTTCTGCGATTTACTGCTGCCTCGGTCCAACAAGCGATGGCGCCAACCTCACTTTTCTCAACATTGATCCCAGTACGGGGCCGCATGATCTTGAAACATTCAGCTCAGTTGTGCATGGCCTGGACCCTTCCATGCAACGCTTCATCGCCATCGGTGGGCCCCGGTTGAACTACGCGCACCTTACGCGGGCGCTACGTGATTCCACCTCGAGGGCCGAATTCGAAAGAAGTATCATGGGATGGCTGCAGCGTCCGTACCTTCAAAAGTTCGGGTTCGTGCTGCATGTACTCCAGCCTGAAAAAATCGCCCGGCACCATCTGCTTGACACTTTCGTTCTAGAGCTTTCCGCCATGCTCAAGCCCAGGACATTTATGCTCACCCTGCCGCTCAGCGGTGACGTGGCGAGCACTTACTTTCACCCGCTGGCGTATAAGAACGTAAAGTCTTTCATCAAGATGTCTCATCGTTTCGGCACACCCACTATCGGCAGCTGTCCCAACCCAGTTCGTGGACTGCGGgcgcactcactgcagaaggtgaTGAGGGATGTGAAGGCAATGTACCACAACCAGTGGAATGGAGGCATCAAAGAAAAGACTCTTTTTACGGTTTCCCTCGCCGGATACATCTACTGGGTGAGGAATGGCTCCCTCACCGGCCTGACCAAAGGCCGTGTCGAGAAACACGCACTTTCTGGTTATTGGGACATCTGTCGCAAGGTGGACGACGCCAGCTGGAACCACAAATACATCAGGGAGACCGGCTGCCTCACAGCTTGGTCTGGTCGCAACTACGTCTCGTCTCTTTCGCCAAAGTCGTTCAAGTTCCTTGACGGCAAGCGAGAGATAAAGGGCGTCGTCGTGTTTGACATCGAGAAGGACGACTTCAAGGGCATATGCGGCGACCCCTACCCGATGCTCAGAGCACTCAAGGAAAGTCTTGCGAAATATAAGGGAGCTAAATGA